Proteins encoded together in one Triticum dicoccoides isolate Atlit2015 ecotype Zavitan chromosome 7B, WEW_v2.0, whole genome shotgun sequence window:
- the LOC119338189 gene encoding putative lipase YDR444W isoform X1: MASTLCSPRHHHRSHLCRSRLRPSPPSHARLRSGAGCPPGLNTTKYLCSHPMSTGRGSPVSCSSMDASSSKQGPEHLIVLVHGIMASFSSFSIDYSPSDWTYGEAVLKKRLGDNFLIYASSSNIYAKSFDGINVAGRRLAKEVLDVVQKMAGLKKISFIAHSLGGLFARYAIAILYSQQAKETGSGASVMLTSGGSEISRTSGLGAIAGLEPTNFITLATPHLGVRGKNQLPFLQGLSILEKLAAPLAPFIVGRTGAQLFLTDGEPSKPPLLLLMTSDHEDKKFISALAAFKNRILYANVSYDHMVGWKTSSIRRELDLRKPLRRSLDGYKYIVNVEYCSPVSSDGPHFPSRAARAKEAAQSTPNMENTNEYHQMMEEEMIRGLQRAGWKKVDVNFHASLWPYSAHNNMHVKNEWVHNAGAGVIAHVADSMKQTCLPSNL; encoded by the exons ATGGCGTCCACGCTTTGCTctccccgccaccaccaccgctcacATCTTTGCCGCAGCCGCCTCCGCCCCTCCCCTCCCAGCCACGCCCGTCTCCGGAGCGGCGCCGGCTGCCCACCAG GATTGAACACCACGAAATACCTTTGTTCCCACCCAATGTCCACCGGCAGGGGCTCTCCTGTGTCGTGTTCATCCATGGATGCATCCAGCAGCAAGCAAGGACCAGAACATCTCATTGTTCTGGTTCATGGTATCATGGCAAG TTTTTCTTCGTTCTCCATCGATTATAGCCCCAGTGACTGGACATATGGGGAAGCAGTGCTGAAAAAGAGGCTTGGTGATAATTTCCTCATCTATG CTAGTTCATCAAACATCTACGCCAAATCTTTTGACGGGATCAATGTAGCTGGAAGGAGGTTAGCGAAAGAA GTCTTGGACGTGGTTCAGAAGATGGCTGGCTTGAAAAAGATTTCCTTCATAGCACATTCTTTGGGTGGTTTGTTTGCTAGATATGCTATTGCTATACTATATTCACAGCAAGCAAAAGAAACTGGAAGTGGTGCTAGTGTCATGCTCACAAGTGGAGGATCTGAAATATCACGCACTTCAGGATTAGGTGCCATTGCTGGGTTGGAGCCAACTAATTTTATTACATTGGCAACCCCACATCTTGGTGTTAGAGGAAAAAATCAG CTTCCATTTCTTCAAGGGTTGTCAATTCTAGAGAAACTTGCAGCACCTTTGGCGCCCTTCATTGTCGGACGCACTGGTGCTCAACTCTTTCTCACTGATGGTGAACCTAGCAAGCCACCTCTCCTTCTACTAATGACATCTGACCATGAGGACAAAAAGTTCAT ATCTGCACTAGCAGCTTTTAAGAACCGCATTCTGTATGCTAATGTTTCATATGACC ATATGGTTGGTTGGAAAACATCCTCAATAAGGAGAGAATTGGACCTTCGAAAG CCCTTGCGTCGTTCACTTGATGGCTACAAGTACATTGTGAATGTGGAATACTGTTCACCTGTGTCGTCCGATGGTCCCCATTTTCCTTCGCGGGCTGCCAGAGCTAAAGAAGCTGCACAAAGTACACCGAACATGGAAAATACCAATGAATATCACCAGATGATGGAAG AGGAGATGATTCGTGGTTTGCAGAGAGCGGGGTGGAAGAAAGTAGATGTCAACTTCCACGCGTCACTGTGGCCTTACTCTGCTCACaacaacatgcat GTTAAGAATGAGTGGGTTCACAACGCTGGTGCTGGTGTTATCGCCCACGTCGCGGACAGCATGAAACAGACATGTCTGCCTTCCAACTTGTAA
- the LOC119338189 gene encoding putative lipase YDR444W isoform X3, whose product MASTLCSPRHHHRSHLCRSRLRPSPPSHARLRSGAGCPPGLNTTKYLCSHPMSTGRGSPVSCSSMDASSSKQGPEHLIVLVHGIMASPSDWTYGEAVLKKRLGDNFLIYASSSNIYAKSFDGINVAGRRLAKEVLDVVQKMAGLKKISFIAHSLGGLFARYAIAILYSQQAKETGSGASVMLTSGGSEISRTSGLGAIAGLEPTNFITLATPHLGVRGKNQLPFLQGLSILEKLAAPLAPFIVGRTGAQLFLTDGEPSKPPLLLLMTSDHEDKKFISALAAFKNRILYANVSYDHMVGWKTSSIRRELDLRKPLRRSLDGYKYIVNVEYCSPVSSDGPHFPSRAARAKEAAQSTPNMENTNEYHQMMEEEMIRGLQRAGWKKVDVNFHASLWPYSAHNNMHVKNEWVHNAGAGVIAHVADSMKQTCLPSNL is encoded by the exons ATGGCGTCCACGCTTTGCTctccccgccaccaccaccgctcacATCTTTGCCGCAGCCGCCTCCGCCCCTCCCCTCCCAGCCACGCCCGTCTCCGGAGCGGCGCCGGCTGCCCACCAG GATTGAACACCACGAAATACCTTTGTTCCCACCCAATGTCCACCGGCAGGGGCTCTCCTGTGTCGTGTTCATCCATGGATGCATCCAGCAGCAAGCAAGGACCAGAACATCTCATTGTTCTGGTTCATGGTATCATGGCAAG CCCCAGTGACTGGACATATGGGGAAGCAGTGCTGAAAAAGAGGCTTGGTGATAATTTCCTCATCTATG CTAGTTCATCAAACATCTACGCCAAATCTTTTGACGGGATCAATGTAGCTGGAAGGAGGTTAGCGAAAGAA GTCTTGGACGTGGTTCAGAAGATGGCTGGCTTGAAAAAGATTTCCTTCATAGCACATTCTTTGGGTGGTTTGTTTGCTAGATATGCTATTGCTATACTATATTCACAGCAAGCAAAAGAAACTGGAAGTGGTGCTAGTGTCATGCTCACAAGTGGAGGATCTGAAATATCACGCACTTCAGGATTAGGTGCCATTGCTGGGTTGGAGCCAACTAATTTTATTACATTGGCAACCCCACATCTTGGTGTTAGAGGAAAAAATCAG CTTCCATTTCTTCAAGGGTTGTCAATTCTAGAGAAACTTGCAGCACCTTTGGCGCCCTTCATTGTCGGACGCACTGGTGCTCAACTCTTTCTCACTGATGGTGAACCTAGCAAGCCACCTCTCCTTCTACTAATGACATCTGACCATGAGGACAAAAAGTTCAT ATCTGCACTAGCAGCTTTTAAGAACCGCATTCTGTATGCTAATGTTTCATATGACC ATATGGTTGGTTGGAAAACATCCTCAATAAGGAGAGAATTGGACCTTCGAAAG CCCTTGCGTCGTTCACTTGATGGCTACAAGTACATTGTGAATGTGGAATACTGTTCACCTGTGTCGTCCGATGGTCCCCATTTTCCTTCGCGGGCTGCCAGAGCTAAAGAAGCTGCACAAAGTACACCGAACATGGAAAATACCAATGAATATCACCAGATGATGGAAG AGGAGATGATTCGTGGTTTGCAGAGAGCGGGGTGGAAGAAAGTAGATGTCAACTTCCACGCGTCACTGTGGCCTTACTCTGCTCACaacaacatgcat GTTAAGAATGAGTGGGTTCACAACGCTGGTGCTGGTGTTATCGCCCACGTCGCGGACAGCATGAAACAGACATGTCTGCCTTCCAACTTGTAA
- the LOC119338189 gene encoding uncharacterized protein LOC119338189 isoform X2: MASTLCSPRHHHRSHLCRSRLRPSPPSHARLRSGAGCPPGLNTTKYLCSHPMSTGRGSPVSCSSMDASSSKQGPEHLIVLVHGIMASFSSFSIDYSPSDWTYGEAVLKKRLGDNFLIYASSSNIYAKSFDGINVAGRRLAKEVLDVVQKMAGLKKISFIAHSLGGLFARYAIAILYSQQAKETGSGASVMLTSGGSEISRTSGLGAIAGLEPTNFITLATPHLGVRGKNQLPFLQGLSILEKLAAPLAPFIVGRTGAQLFLTDGEPSKPPLLLLMTSDHEDKKFIMFLFSCFPEPRMPDMVGWKTSSIRRELDLRKPLRRSLDGYKYIVNVEYCSPVSSDGPHFPSRAARAKEAAQSTPNMENTNEYHQMMEEEMIRGLQRAGWKKVDVNFHASLWPYSAHNNMHVKNEWVHNAGAGVIAHVADSMKQTCLPSNL, encoded by the exons ATGGCGTCCACGCTTTGCTctccccgccaccaccaccgctcacATCTTTGCCGCAGCCGCCTCCGCCCCTCCCCTCCCAGCCACGCCCGTCTCCGGAGCGGCGCCGGCTGCCCACCAG GATTGAACACCACGAAATACCTTTGTTCCCACCCAATGTCCACCGGCAGGGGCTCTCCTGTGTCGTGTTCATCCATGGATGCATCCAGCAGCAAGCAAGGACCAGAACATCTCATTGTTCTGGTTCATGGTATCATGGCAAG TTTTTCTTCGTTCTCCATCGATTATAGCCCCAGTGACTGGACATATGGGGAAGCAGTGCTGAAAAAGAGGCTTGGTGATAATTTCCTCATCTATG CTAGTTCATCAAACATCTACGCCAAATCTTTTGACGGGATCAATGTAGCTGGAAGGAGGTTAGCGAAAGAA GTCTTGGACGTGGTTCAGAAGATGGCTGGCTTGAAAAAGATTTCCTTCATAGCACATTCTTTGGGTGGTTTGTTTGCTAGATATGCTATTGCTATACTATATTCACAGCAAGCAAAAGAAACTGGAAGTGGTGCTAGTGTCATGCTCACAAGTGGAGGATCTGAAATATCACGCACTTCAGGATTAGGTGCCATTGCTGGGTTGGAGCCAACTAATTTTATTACATTGGCAACCCCACATCTTGGTGTTAGAGGAAAAAATCAG CTTCCATTTCTTCAAGGGTTGTCAATTCTAGAGAAACTTGCAGCACCTTTGGCGCCCTTCATTGTCGGACGCACTGGTGCTCAACTCTTTCTCACTGATGGTGAACCTAGCAAGCCACCTCTCCTTCTACTAATGACATCTGACCATGAGGACAAAAAGTTCAT AATGTTTCTGTTTTCTTGTTTTCCTGAGCCTCGAATGCCAGATATGGTTGGTTGGAAAACATCCTCAATAAGGAGAGAATTGGACCTTCGAAAG CCCTTGCGTCGTTCACTTGATGGCTACAAGTACATTGTGAATGTGGAATACTGTTCACCTGTGTCGTCCGATGGTCCCCATTTTCCTTCGCGGGCTGCCAGAGCTAAAGAAGCTGCACAAAGTACACCGAACATGGAAAATACCAATGAATATCACCAGATGATGGAAG AGGAGATGATTCGTGGTTTGCAGAGAGCGGGGTGGAAGAAAGTAGATGTCAACTTCCACGCGTCACTGTGGCCTTACTCTGCTCACaacaacatgcat GTTAAGAATGAGTGGGTTCACAACGCTGGTGCTGGTGTTATCGCCCACGTCGCGGACAGCATGAAACAGACATGTCTGCCTTCCAACTTGTAA
- the LOC119342219 gene encoding chloride intracellular channel protein 6-like, with product MTRRSRERRAAAGDGDPAGPPHYDPDEERRLAEEVLYLHSLWRSGPPAPAPAGPPAQPAGGSRTTRPARARPKQRKRRRIERPAAEPEGPGADWPLAPSPPASPSPASWPDATPAPRPPPQQPSPASLAQRDALRAAEEFFSGRGASGESEGSESEDGGDAAAEFFLGLFERDAALRGYYERSHEEGEFRCMGCVGRKGKGRRFRDCKSLVHHARDATRCGRPLAHRALAAAVCRVLGWDVKRLPSIVIDPRGTLGQALLAREGEGESDAAAIAHEAKDNVDAGENGHKDAAKEDVGLEKNGSLNDERKEDVDSIMNEGPLSDGDAVKEDVDSIMNDGPLSDGDATKEDVDKGKIDPPSNNNDEEVHEQGNGTGTAEKEGAIGTKQEHPKSADDMRGTCDVRLENNSSKEEAATENKEEHTDVLLTPEMILVTWETI from the exons ATGACGCGCCGAAGCCGGGAACGGCGCGCGGCCGCCGGCGACGGAGACCCAGCCGGCCCCCCGCATTACGACCCCGACGAGGAGCGCCGCCTCGCCGAGGAGGTGCTATACCTCCACTCCCTCTGGCGCAGCGGCccgcccgcccccgcccccgccgggcCTCCCGCGCAACCCGCCGGAGGCTCCCGCACCACCCGCCCCGCTCGCGCCCGCCCCAAACAGCGGAAGCGCCGCAGGATCGAGCGCCCCGCCGCGGAGCCCGAGGGACCCGGCGCCGACTGGCCCCTCGCGCCCTCCCCGCCCGCCTCCCCATCCCCCGCCTCCTGGCCCGACGCCACCCCCGCGCCCAGGCCACCGCCGCAGCAGCCTTCCCCCGCCTCGCTCGCGCAGCGGGACGCCCTCCGCGCCGCGGAGGAGTTCTTCTCCGGGCGCGGCGCCTCGGGCGAGTCGGAGGGCTCCGAGTCGGAGGACGGCGGGGACGCGGCGGCGGAGTTCTTCCTGGGGCTGTTCGAGCGGGACGCCGCGCTGCGGGGGTACTACGAGCGGAGCCACGAGGAGGGGGAGTTCCGGTGCATGGGGTGCGTGGGGAGGAAGGGGAAGGGCAGGAGGTTCCGGGACTGCAAAAGCCTCGTGCACCACGCGCGCGACGCCACGCGCTGCGGGAGGCCGCTGGCGCACCgcgcgctcgccgccgccgtctGCCGCGTGCTCGGCTGGGACGTCAAGCGGCTGCCCAGCATCGTCATCGACCCCCGCGGCACGCTCGGCCAGGCCCTCCTCGCCAGGGAGGGCGAGGGCGAGAGCGACGCCGCTGCTATTGCTCACGAAGCAAAG GACAATGTTGATGCTGGGGAGAATGGCCACAAGGATGCAGCGAAG GAGGATGTTGGTCTGGAGAAGAATGGCTCCTTGAATGATGAAAGGAAG GAGGATGTTGATAGTATAATGAATGAGGGCCCCTTGAGTGATGGGGATGCGGTGAAG GAGGATGTTGATAGTATAATGAATGACGGCCCCTTGAGTGATGGGGATGCAACAAAG GAAGATGTTGATAAAGGGAAGATTGACCCTCCAAGTAATAACAATGATGAAGAGGTTCATGAGCAAGGGAATGGTACAGGAACTGCTGAAAAG GAAGGTGCTATTGGCACTAAACAGGAGCATCCTAAGAGTGCAGATGATATGAGGGGCACTTGTGATGTCAGACTAGAAAACAATTCATCGAAG GAAGAAGCTGCTACAGAGAATAAGGAGGAGCATACTGACGTGTTGTTGACTCCGGAGATGATATTGGTAACTTGGGAAACAATTTAA
- the LOC119337455 gene encoding proteasome subunit beta type-5-A-like, which translates to MIPNLSALENHFGAAAAGSDDFAGLFSADAADQLALEFPTCNDFDGFQKATKEMVNNKKGTTTLSFIFDKGVIVAADSRASMGGYISSQTVRKIIEINPYMLGTMAGGAADCQFWHRNLGVKCRLHELANKRRISIAGSSKTLANILYSYRGMGLSIGTMIAGFDETGPGLYYVDSEGARLKGSRFSVGSGSLYAYGILDEGYKFNMSVEEAAELARRAIYHATFRDGASGGCVSVYYVGPDGWKKLSGDDVGELHYHYYPVQAAPVEQEMAEAPSAST; encoded by the exons ATGATTCCCAACCTCTCCGCCCTCGAGAACCActtcggcgccgccgccgccggcagcgacgacttcgccggCCTCTTCTCCGCCGACGCCGCCGACCAGCTCGCCCTCGAGTTCCCCACCTGCAACGAC TTCGATGGGTTCCAGAAGGCGACCAAGGAGATGGTGAACAACAAGAAGGGGACCACCACGCTCTCCTTCATCTTCGACAAGGGCGTCATCGTCGCCGCCGACTCCCGGGCCAGCATGGGCGGCTACATAT CTTCGCAAACTGTGAGGAAAATCATCGAGATTAATCCCTACATGCTGGGAACCATGGCTGGAGGTGCTGCTGATTGCCAATTTTGGCATAGAAACTTGGGGGTCAAG TGCCGGCTCCATGAGCTCGCGAACAAGCGGAGGATCTCCATTGCTGGTTCTTCAAAGACGTTGGCTAATATCCTTTATTCATACCGCGGGATGGGACTTTCAATCGGTACCATGATTGCTGGATTTGATGAAACT GGTCCGGGCTTGTACTATGTTGATAGCGAGGGTGCAAGGCTCAAGGGAAGCCGATTCTCTGTTGGTTCTGGCTCTCTATATGCTTATGGTATCTTGGACGAGGG TTACAAATTCAACATGTCAGTTGAGGAAGCTGCTGAGTTAGCTCGGCGGGCTATTTACCACGCAACATTCCGTGACGGAGCTAGTGGTGGCTGTGTTAGTG TCTACTATGTTGGCCCTGACGGCTGGAAGAAGTTGTCTGGAGATGATGTTGGAGAGCTGCACTACCACTACTACCCAGTCCAGGCGGCTCCTGTCGAGCAAGAAATGGCCGAGGCCCCTTCTGCGTCAACCTGA